The sequence TAGACTATTGATCTGACTCGAAGAAATGGAATGAGCAGGCTTGAAGAGCTGAAACCCAACGCCGCCGTACGAGGCATCCTGCCGGATGCTCTTGCTACGGTTGTCAGCGTTCAGTGGTTCGGTTCCGAGGCCCTGGAGCTGACCTATAAGTCGCCGTCCGGCAAGGTGGCAAACGAGCTTCTGTATCGACACGACGAACCCAGGCTGGAGGTTGTCGAGCAAGGCCGCCCGTGGAGTTTCGACGGGGAAGGCGACCTCTTCCGGTTAGTTTCCGAGGCACACCGTATCCGGCTTGCCCACCTCTTCGATCCCGTCTTGGCGGTGCATACGTCCGTTCTGGAACCCCTACCGCACCAAATCACCGCCGTCTATGACGTGATGCTGCCCCGCCAGCCGTTGCGCTTCCTGCTCGCCGACGATCCCGGCGCGGGCAAGACAATCATGGCCGGTCTGCTGATGAAGGAACTCATTGCCCGCGGCGACCTGCACCGCTGCCTCGTCGTGTGTCCCGGTGGTCTTGCCGAGCAGTGGCAAGACGAACTCTACAGGCGCTTCCACCTGCCGTTTGAAATCCTCACGAACGACAAACTTGAAGCTGCCCGGACCGGTAACTGGTTTCTGGAAACAAATCTGGTCATTGCGCGCCTCGACAAGCTGTCCCGCAACGAAGATGTGCAGGACAAGCTCAGGGTTCCCGATTGCCGGTGGGACCTGATTGTCTGCGACGAGGCACACAAGATGTCCGCCAGCCTCTTCGGCGGCGAGGTCAAGTACACCAAGCGCTACAAACTCGGACAACTGCTCTCGACCCTGACCCGGCATTTCCTGTTGATGACGGCGACACCGCACAACGGGAAGGAAGAAGACTTCCAACTGTTTATGGCCTTACTCGACGGCGACCGGTTCGAGGGACGTTTCCGGGACGGCGTCCACGTGTCGGATGTGTCCGACCTCATGCGCCGCATGGTCAAGGAAGGACTGTTGAAGTTCGACGCGACTCCGCTGTTTCCTGAGCGCATCGCGTACACCGTTCCCTATAAGCTCTCCGATGCCGAGGCGCGACTCTACAAGGAAGTTACCGACTACGTGCGCGAGGAGTTCAATCGCGCAGAGGCGCTCCAGAACGACAAGCGCGCCGGCACGGTCGGTTTCGCCCTCACGATCCTCCAGCGCCGCCTTGCTTCATCGCCTGAGGCTATCTGCCAATCCCTCCGCCGCCGTCGTGAGCGGCTGGAAAGCAAACTGCGGGAACTGGAGTTGCTCCAGCGCGGCAACGAGGTTGCAGCGAACATTGCCGCCGGAGCCCCGGAACTCGATGCCGAGGACGTTGAGGATTTGGAAGACGCGCCCGATAACGAAGTCGAGAGCGCAGAGGAAGAGATTCTGGATCAGGCGACCGCCGCGCGCACCATCGCGGAACTGAAGGCGGAGATCGGCACACTGAAACGGCTTGAGGGACTGGCCTTGGCGCTGCG comes from Candidatus Methylomirabilis tolerans and encodes:
- a CDS encoding DEAD/DEAH box helicase; this encodes MSRLEELKPNAAVRGILPDALATVVSVQWFGSEALELTYKSPSGKVANELLYRHDEPRLEVVEQGRPWSFDGEGDLFRLVSEAHRIRLAHLFDPVLAVHTSVLEPLPHQITAVYDVMLPRQPLRFLLADDPGAGKTIMAGLLMKELIARGDLHRCLVVCPGGLAEQWQDELYRRFHLPFEILTNDKLEAARTGNWFLETNLVIARLDKLSRNEDVQDKLRVPDCRWDLIVCDEAHKMSASLFGGEVKYTKRYKLGQLLSTLTRHFLLMTATPHNGKEEDFQLFMALLDGDRFEGRFRDGVHVSDVSDLMRRMVKEGLLKFDATPLFPERIAYTVPYKLSDAEARLYKEVTDYVREEFNRAEALQNDKRAGTVGFALTILQRRLASSPEAICQSLRRRRERLESKLRELELLQRGNEVAANIAAGAPELDAEDVEDLEDAPDNEVESAEEEILDQATAARTIAELKAEIGTLKRLEGLALALRRSGEDRKWCELATLLGTVFATGAVTDRVAESPVPYGSGLIPLPTPSPHQKLVLFTEHRDTLKYLEDRVSTLLGRREAIVTIHGAMGREDRMKAQEAFKHDPDVQVLLATDAAGEGINLQRAHLMVNYDLPWNPNRIEQRFGRIHRIGQTEVCHLWNLVAEETREGDVYRTLLEKLEQARQTLGGQVFDVLGKLQFEGKPLRELLIEAIRYGERPEVRARLTQVVANAFDKIQLQDLLEERALAHDSMDASRVFRVREEMERAEARRLQPHYIESFFLEAFRRLGGSVKQRETRRYEVTHVPAPVRNRDRLIGVGEPVLPRYERIAFEKNLVAPQGQPLAAFLCPGHP